The Cellulophaga sp. RHA19 genome includes the window CATAGAAAAGGTTTTTTAAGTATTAGGCATTTGCTTAAACAAGCTGGTTATACAGATTTTGATTTGAGATATGATGAGGTAGGAAAACCACATCTAAAAGACGGTAATTTTATATCAATAACACATTCTCATCACTTTACAGGCATTATTATTAGTGAGGCAGAAGAGGTTGGTATTGATATAGAAATGCAGCGTGATAAAATTTTAAAAATAGCGCATAAATTTACTCCAATTGAAGAATATAAAACCATAGCCAATGTATCTGCTTTACTGCAAAAGTTAACTGTAGTTTGGGGAGCAAAAGAATCGCTTTATAAAATTTATGCACAAAAAGGATTAAGTTTTTTACATCATATAAATGTAAAAGATTTTACGTTTGCAGATGAGCAAACAACAGCAGAGATTTTATACCAAGGAGCATCTTCATTTTACAATGTAGCTTTTTTAGAATTTGAGGGTTTTACATGTGTTTATGCATTAAAAACAACATAGACTTACTAATTTATTACTAATAATTTTACAATGAATATTTCTGTAGAACTTACATTTTCACCGCTTCAAGATACGTTTGAAGAGCATATAATTAATTTTATTAAAAAACTAAGAACATCTGGATTAACAATTTTAGAAAACCCATTAAGTACCCAAGTTTACGGAGATTATGATGAGGTAATGCAGGTCTTAAACACAGAAATTAAAGAAGCATTTGATTTAATGGATAAAGGATTGCTTTTTATGAAAATTGTAAAATCTGACAGAAGCGATTATGAGCCACATTTTTGATTGGATTTTTGCGCAGTATAATGGCGTGCCAACACATTTAATAGTTTTAGAATCTATTGGTGTTTTGTTTGGGTTGCTAAGTGTTATTTACTCTAAAAGAGAAAACATATTGGTTTTTCCAACAGGTATTATTAGCACCGCTATTT containing:
- a CDS encoding 4'-phosphopantetheinyl transferase family protein, producing the protein MPLYKTITVNNTTKLYIWKIEESEAELADPITLTDHCQNRLSGMKSDMHRKGFLSIRHLLKQAGYTDFDLRYDEVGKPHLKDGNFISITHSHHFTGIIISEAEEVGIDIEMQRDKILKIAHKFTPIEEYKTIANVSALLQKLTVVWGAKESLYKIYAQKGLSFLHHINVKDFTFADEQTTAEILYQGASSFYNVAFLEFEGFTCVYALKTT
- a CDS encoding thiamine-binding protein, producing MNISVELTFSPLQDTFEEHIINFIKKLRTSGLTILENPLSTQVYGDYDEVMQVLNTEIKEAFDLMDKGLLFMKIVKSDRSDYEPHF